A portion of the Gammaproteobacteria bacterium genome contains these proteins:
- a CDS encoding aldehyde dehydrogenase family protein, producing MNPSTMTTPAPSAATSSRSARLLAALGLEDVNPGGFAGEWMGSGPELEVHTPVDGTRIATVRQVTEGEYDRIVERAHEAFLQWRTVPAPKRGEVVRQIGDRLRRHKSELGALVTLEMGKILTEGEGEVQEMIDICDFATGLSRQLYGLSMHSERPDHRMFEQWHPLGVVGVISAFNFPVAVWSWNAAIAAVCGDATLWKPSSQTPLTAIACTRIAGEVARENGYDPAIFSLVVGRGSTVGDRLLHDRRIPLVSATGSCRMGYRVAQVVGKRLGRTILELGGNNAIIVTPHANMDLVLPAILFGSVGTAGQRCTSTRRIIAHESIREELERRLVSAYGDVRIGDPRAASTLMGPVVNHQAVVDLESAARRVTEEGGEILCGGERLDGPDCPGGHYVTPCIARARNEFDIVQEETFAPILYILGYGSADASPAQAVEEVAEAIAQHNDVPQGLSSAIFTEHMREAELFLSHRGSDCGIANVNIGTSGAEIGGAFGGEKETGGGRESGSDSWKAYMRRQTNTVNWSPELPLAQGVRFG from the coding sequence ATGAACCCTTCGACCATGACCACTCCGGCGCCTTCGGCTGCCACCTCCTCCCGCAGCGCACGTTTGCTGGCGGCGCTGGGACTCGAAGATGTGAATCCGGGCGGTTTCGCGGGCGAGTGGATGGGCTCCGGGCCCGAACTCGAGGTCCATACCCCCGTCGACGGCACGCGTATTGCGACCGTGCGCCAAGTCACCGAGGGTGAGTACGACCGCATCGTCGAGCGGGCGCACGAGGCGTTCCTGCAGTGGCGGACGGTGCCCGCTCCCAAGCGCGGCGAGGTGGTGCGCCAGATCGGCGACCGGCTGCGCCGGCACAAGTCGGAGCTGGGCGCGCTGGTCACGCTCGAGATGGGGAAGATCCTCACCGAGGGCGAGGGCGAAGTGCAGGAGATGATCGACATCTGCGACTTCGCGACCGGTCTCTCGCGCCAGCTCTACGGGCTCTCCATGCACTCCGAGCGCCCGGACCACCGCATGTTCGAGCAGTGGCACCCGCTGGGCGTGGTCGGGGTGATCTCGGCGTTCAACTTCCCGGTCGCGGTGTGGAGCTGGAACGCCGCCATCGCGGCGGTGTGCGGGGACGCCACCCTGTGGAAGCCTTCCAGCCAGACCCCGCTCACGGCGATCGCATGCACCCGTATCGCGGGGGAGGTTGCGCGCGAGAACGGCTACGATCCGGCGATCTTCTCGCTGGTGGTGGGGCGGGGATCCACGGTGGGCGACCGGCTCCTGCACGACCGGCGCATCCCGCTGGTATCCGCCACCGGCAGCTGCCGGATGGGCTACCGGGTGGCTCAGGTGGTGGGCAAGCGGCTGGGCCGCACCATCCTCGAGCTGGGCGGCAACAACGCCATCATCGTCACCCCGCACGCCAACATGGATCTGGTGCTGCCCGCGATCCTGTTCGGATCGGTGGGCACGGCCGGGCAGCGCTGCACCAGCACGCGCCGCATCATCGCGCACGAGTCCATCCGCGAGGAGCTGGAGCGGCGGCTGGTGTCTGCCTACGGCGACGTGCGCATCGGCGACCCGCGCGCCGCGTCGACGCTGATGGGTCCCGTGGTGAATCACCAAGCGGTCGTCGACCTGGAGAGCGCGGCGCGCCGGGTCACTGAGGAGGGGGGCGAGATCCTCTGCGGAGGCGAGCGCCTGGACGGCCCGGACTGCCCCGGCGGCCACTACGTCACGCCCTGCATCGCCCGCGCGCGCAACGAGTTCGACATCGTGCAGGAGGAGACCTTCGCGCCCATCCTCTACATCCTGGGGTACGGGAGCGCGGATGCGTCTCCGGCGCAGGCAGTGGAGGAGGTGGCTGAGGCCATCGCCCAGCACAACGACGTGCCTCAGGGCCTCTCGTCCGCGATCTTCACCGAACACATGCGCGAGGCGGAGCTCTTCCTCTCCCACCGCGGCAGCGACTGCGGCATCGCCAACGTCAACATCGGCACCAGCGGCGCGGAGATCGGGGGCGCGTTCGGGGGCGAGAAGGAGACCGGAGGCGGCCGCGAGTCAGGCTCCGATTCGTGGAAGGCCTACATGCGGCGCCAGACCAACACGGTCAACTGGAGCCCCGAGCTGCCGCTCGCGCAGGGGGTGCGGTTCGGGTAG
- a CDS encoding carboxypeptidase regulatory-like domain-containing protein, producing the protein MRESVGGGNEDGGRVVTNGHPERAARAMELQDEMDPNRCRRRRNRWPGGLRDAFARPILLATLGLLSASGLHAQEEDPAPVLVTLRGVVLDEVMGTPVAGAAVYLEDENYGALTDAHGAFRIEGVPAGPRTVVATQFGYWEIAADVEVPEAGAVIEIDLKPRPILLDGVTAVADNIDTMVRRLRTRRQSLPYQARAYDQERLLRSPEPDVFEFLWRETGLERRPCPIMGGVTLPGWQPARGLGGWNLPSQAPGALSSHCIWRRGQVVSPRVYIDEMPAARGLDALRNYPTTQIYALEVYSQGAEIRAYTYNFMQRMAANPEALIALGPWP; encoded by the coding sequence GTGAGAGAATCAGTGGGTGGCGGGAACGAAGATGGTGGACGCGTCGTAACCAACGGACACCCGGAACGCGCGGCCCGCGCGATGGAGTTGCAGGACGAGATGGATCCAAACCGTTGCCGACGAAGGCGGAATCGCTGGCCGGGGGGCCTGCGGGACGCCTTTGCGCGCCCCATTCTGCTGGCGACGCTCGGCCTCTTGTCGGCATCGGGATTGCATGCGCAAGAGGAAGATCCGGCCCCGGTACTGGTCACCCTCCGGGGTGTTGTCCTGGACGAAGTCATGGGAACCCCGGTCGCGGGAGCCGCGGTGTACTTGGAGGACGAGAACTACGGCGCGCTCACCGACGCGCATGGCGCGTTCCGCATCGAGGGCGTCCCCGCCGGCCCGCGGACCGTCGTCGCAACCCAGTTCGGGTACTGGGAGATCGCGGCAGATGTCGAGGTGCCGGAAGCCGGGGCCGTTATCGAGATCGACCTCAAGCCCAGGCCGATCCTGCTCGACGGCGTCACAGCGGTGGCCGACAACATCGACACCATGGTGAGACGGCTTCGGACGCGCCGGCAGTCCCTTCCGTACCAGGCCCGGGCGTACGACCAGGAACGGCTGCTGCGCAGCCCGGAGCCCGATGTCTTCGAGTTCCTGTGGCGGGAGACCGGCCTGGAGCGGCGTCCCTGTCCGATCATGGGCGGCGTGACGCTGCCGGGATGGCAGCCGGCCCGAGGTCTCGGGGGATGGAACCTTCCCTCCCAGGCGCCCGGCGCGCTGTCGAGTCATTGCATCTGGCGACGGGGCCAAGTGGTCAGCCCGAGAGTGTACATCGACGAAATGCCGGCCGCCCGCGGTCTGGACGCGCTCAGGAACTATCCGACGACGCAGATCTACGCGCTGGAGGTCTATTCCCAGGGCGCCGAGATCCGGGCCTATACCTACAACTTCATGCAGCGCATGGCTGCAAATCCCGAGGCGCTGATCGCCCTCGGCCCGTGGCCGTGA
- a CDS encoding creatininase family protein, with product MIRTLTSAALAVFVTASAAAAQRPNTVFLDELTWTEVRAAIGEGVTTIIVPTAGTEQNGPHMVLGKHKFIINHASDMIARELGNALVAPVIAYVPEGAIDGPDGPTGHMRYAGAITLPNEHFMKLLEYAARSLEVHGFTDIVFIGDSGGNQNGMRTVSEMLNEEWAAAGRQGRVHFVGDYYSGNGFRDWLMEEHGYDAATIGGHAGISDTSQLLYIAPEHIRQGELAPGGGFEGSGVSGDPTKASVEYGRMGVQLKVEAAVRQIRELTQGR from the coding sequence ATGATCCGCACGCTGACTTCCGCTGCCCTCGCCGTGTTCGTGACCGCGAGCGCCGCCGCCGCACAGCGGCCCAACACCGTCTTCCTCGACGAACTCACCTGGACCGAAGTCCGGGCCGCCATCGGCGAGGGGGTCACCACCATCATCGTGCCCACCGCGGGGACCGAGCAGAACGGACCCCACATGGTGCTCGGCAAACACAAGTTCATCATCAACCACGCGTCCGACATGATCGCGCGCGAACTGGGCAACGCGCTGGTGGCGCCGGTCATCGCCTATGTTCCCGAAGGCGCCATCGACGGGCCCGACGGACCCACCGGACACATGCGCTACGCGGGGGCGATCACGCTTCCCAACGAGCACTTTATGAAGCTGCTCGAATACGCGGCCCGCAGCCTCGAGGTGCACGGCTTCACCGACATCGTCTTCATCGGCGACAGCGGCGGAAACCAGAACGGCATGCGCACCGTGTCGGAGATGCTGAACGAGGAATGGGCGGCCGCGGGGAGGCAGGGCCGGGTCCACTTCGTGGGCGACTACTACTCCGGCAACGGGTTCCGCGACTGGCTCATGGAGGAGCACGGCTACGACGCGGCGACCATCGGCGGGCACGCCGGCATCAGCGACACGTCCCAGCTTCTCTACATCGCGCCCGAGCACATCCGCCAGGGCGAACTCGCCCCCGGAGGCGGGTTCGAGGGCAGCGGCGTCTCCGGCGACCCCACCAAGGCTTCCGTCGAATACGGCAGGATGGGCGTCCAGCTCAAGGTGGAGGCGGCGGTGCGGCAGATCCGCGAGCTGACGCAGGGACGGTAG
- a CDS encoding tetratricopeptide repeat protein, protein MILTAALLALALPPAPLHAQDELFEEGNRLYQQEDYQGALDNYLRIREAGFESPGLYYNIGNAYFKANELGRAILYYERARRLAPSDADILANLELARSLGVDEIVPLPRFWLFRVGSWWMNLFPRSLLIGLTAAGYLMAAGAVLVLVLRPGAASWPRRTAVAGGILVLLLGATLAVRETGLGQARHGVVLAAEVGVQSAPSDDPALQLFVIHEGTRVRVDRSSEEWLEVVLDDGKVGWVRAEVLEEV, encoded by the coding sequence ATGATTCTAACGGCAGCCCTCCTGGCGCTGGCGCTCCCCCCCGCCCCGCTCCACGCCCAGGACGAACTCTTCGAGGAGGGCAACCGCCTCTACCAGCAGGAAGACTACCAGGGCGCGCTCGACAACTACCTGCGCATCCGCGAGGCAGGATTCGAGAGCCCGGGCCTCTACTACAACATCGGCAACGCCTACTTCAAGGCGAACGAGCTGGGCCGGGCCATCCTCTACTACGAGCGGGCCCGCCGCCTCGCCCCCAGCGACGCCGACATCCTCGCCAACCTGGAGCTGGCCCGCTCGCTGGGCGTGGACGAGATCGTGCCGCTGCCGCGCTTCTGGCTCTTCCGGGTCGGGTCGTGGTGGATGAACCTGTTCCCGCGCTCACTCCTCATCGGACTGACGGCGGCGGGCTACCTCATGGCGGCCGGGGCCGTGCTGGTGCTGGTGCTGCGGCCGGGAGCGGCATCGTGGCCGCGGCGCACCGCGGTCGCGGGGGGCATCCTGGTTCTGCTGCTGGGCGCCACCCTGGCCGTCCGCGAAACCGGGTTGGGGCAGGCCCGCCATGGCGTCGTGCTCGCCGCCGAGGTGGGCGTGCAGAGCGCCCCCTCCGACGATCCCGCCCTGCAGCTCTTCGTCATCCACGAAGGCACCCGGGTGCGCGTGGACCGCAGCTCCGAGGAGTGGCTGGAGGTGGTGCTCGACGACGGCAAGGTGGGCTGGGTGCGCGCGGAGGTGCTGGAAGAGGTGTGA
- a CDS encoding carboxypeptidase-like regulatory domain-containing protein, with translation MHRSIPEGRRHRTCAGVATRPTHCLLLAMACLFLPAAIDAQEPESVPVRAPLHGVVYDALTGTAVPGAAVYLEHESYGVLADSLGTFRFEDVGVGFQVVAAIQFGYEEAGARIEVPEAGAFIEIELIPQPVLLDGVTAVVENITTMERRLRSRRRSAAYQTRAFDQERLLRSASSTALEFLERETRYYPVPCPAGAGVFGVGAQMSPNISSRCIIRRGRVISPRVFIDEIPAFGGLDELDTYPTAQIYTLEVYSSGAEVRAYTYNFMQRMAERPMALIPINLWP, from the coding sequence ATGCACCGAAGCATACCGGAGGGACGACGGCACCGAACGTGCGCAGGCGTCGCGACCAGACCGACCCATTGCCTCCTCCTGGCGATGGCCTGCCTCTTCCTGCCCGCCGCAATCGATGCGCAGGAGCCGGAGTCCGTGCCCGTGCGCGCGCCGCTGCACGGCGTGGTCTACGATGCGCTTACGGGCACCGCCGTGCCGGGAGCCGCGGTCTACCTGGAGCACGAGAGCTACGGCGTGCTCGCCGACTCGCTCGGCACCTTCCGTTTCGAGGATGTCGGCGTGGGCTTCCAGGTCGTCGCCGCGATCCAGTTCGGGTACGAGGAGGCGGGGGCGAGGATCGAGGTGCCCGAGGCAGGTGCCTTCATCGAGATCGAGTTGATACCCCAGCCCGTCCTGCTCGACGGCGTCACGGCGGTGGTGGAGAATATCACCACCATGGAGCGGCGCCTTCGCTCGCGGCGGCGGTCCGCGGCGTATCAGACCCGCGCTTTCGACCAGGAGCGATTGCTGCGCAGCGCGTCGTCCACCGCCCTCGAGTTCCTGGAGCGCGAGACCCGCTACTATCCCGTCCCGTGTCCGGCGGGCGCGGGCGTCTTTGGAGTCGGGGCGCAGATGTCCCCCAACATTTCGAGCCGGTGCATCATCCGGCGTGGCAGGGTGATCAGCCCGAGGGTGTTCATCGACGAGATCCCCGCCTTTGGAGGGCTCGACGAGCTCGACACCTATCCGACGGCTCAGATCTACACGTTGGAGGTCTACTCGTCGGGTGCCGAGGTCCGCGCCTACACCTACAACTTCATGCAGCGCATGGCCGAGAGACCCATGGCGCTGATTCCCATCAACCTCTGGCCCTGA
- a CDS encoding carbon-nitrogen hydrolase family protein, producing MNTESLTVALITDVFPTRADEERLLDHLREAKARGAKLAVLPELPLNRWAPLSQIPSEADAEPPYGPRESAMAVAARATGLAVLGGAIVHNPATDRRHNTAVLFGADGEELLRYRKIHLPDEEGYWEAHHYDPGGELQAPADVGGFGIGVQVCSDANRPQGCNALAAMGADAILLPRATPAETYPRWRLVLRANAVTSCAYVISVNRPGTRSQGVIGGPSMVAGPSGEVLLETRDPVATITLEKSVLARARKEYPGYLDVRADVYARAWQVARKGRD from the coding sequence TTGAACACCGAATCCCTCACGGTCGCCCTCATCACCGACGTCTTTCCGACCCGGGCAGACGAAGAGCGGCTGCTCGATCATCTGCGGGAGGCGAAAGCGCGCGGCGCGAAGCTGGCGGTGCTGCCGGAGCTGCCGCTGAATCGCTGGGCGCCCCTGAGCCAGATTCCGTCTGAAGCCGACGCCGAGCCTCCGTACGGGCCCCGGGAGAGCGCGATGGCCGTGGCCGCGCGGGCGACCGGGCTGGCGGTGCTGGGCGGTGCGATCGTGCACAACCCGGCCACCGACCGCCGACACAACACTGCGGTGCTCTTCGGCGCCGACGGCGAAGAGCTGCTGCGTTACCGCAAGATCCACTTGCCCGACGAAGAGGGGTACTGGGAGGCGCATCACTACGATCCCGGCGGGGAGTTGCAGGCGCCGGCCGACGTGGGCGGATTCGGCATCGGGGTGCAGGTGTGCTCGGACGCCAACCGTCCTCAGGGGTGCAACGCGCTCGCCGCCATGGGCGCGGACGCCATCCTCCTGCCACGAGCCACGCCGGCGGAAACCTACCCGCGCTGGCGGCTGGTGCTGCGTGCCAACGCGGTCACCAGCTGCGCCTACGTGATTTCGGTGAACCGGCCCGGCACCCGGTCGCAGGGAGTCATCGGAGGGCCGTCGATGGTCGCGGGCCCGTCAGGCGAAGTGCTGCTCGAGACGCGTGATCCGGTAGCGACGATCACGCTGGAGAAGTCGGTCCTCGCGCGAGCCCGCAAGGAGTATCCCGGCTACCTGGATGTGCGCGCGGACGTCTACGCGCGCGCTTGGCAAGTTGCCCGGAAAGGCAGGGACTGA
- a CDS encoding quinone oxidoreductase produces the protein MTTTMAIRIHELGGPEMMRWEQVPLPEPGPGEVLVRHEAVGLNFIDTYHRSGLYPVPSLPAVLGMEAAGVVETAGPPATDGPTFQPGDRVAYGSVLGGYCERRVMPAAQLVAIPDGVGYEAAAAAMLKGMTSWYLCRRTYRVRAGETVLIHAVGGGVGTILCQWCKALGATVIGTAGSAEKGRLARDHGCDHVILYKEEDFVERVREITGGEGVPVVFDGVGKATFDGSMECLALFGMMITFGNASGPVSPLNLLRLSARGITVARPSLKPYIERREDLEEASGELLGHIQAGRIGLTIGQRFPLSAAAEAHRALESRQTQGCTILVP, from the coding sequence ATGACCACCACCATGGCCATCCGCATCCACGAGCTCGGGGGCCCGGAGATGATGCGGTGGGAACAAGTGCCCCTGCCGGAACCCGGCCCGGGCGAGGTGCTCGTCCGCCACGAGGCGGTCGGGCTGAACTTCATCGACACCTACCACAGGAGCGGACTCTACCCGGTGCCGTCGCTGCCGGCCGTGCTCGGGATGGAGGCGGCCGGGGTGGTGGAGACGGCGGGTCCGCCGGCGACGGACGGGCCGACCTTCCAGCCCGGCGACCGGGTCGCCTACGGGAGCGTGCTGGGCGGCTACTGCGAGCGGCGGGTGATGCCCGCCGCCCAACTGGTTGCCATCCCTGACGGCGTGGGGTACGAGGCCGCCGCCGCGGCCATGCTCAAGGGCATGACGTCGTGGTATCTCTGCCGCCGCACCTACCGGGTGCGCGCGGGCGAGACCGTGCTGATCCATGCGGTCGGGGGCGGTGTGGGCACCATCCTCTGCCAGTGGTGCAAGGCGCTGGGCGCCACCGTCATCGGCACCGCGGGCAGTGCGGAAAAGGGCCGCCTCGCCCGCGACCACGGATGCGATCACGTCATCCTCTACAAGGAGGAAGACTTCGTCGAGCGGGTGCGCGAGATTACCGGCGGCGAGGGTGTCCCGGTAGTCTTCGACGGGGTCGGCAAGGCCACTTTCGACGGCTCCATGGAGTGCCTTGCCCTCTTCGGCATGATGATCACCTTCGGCAACGCCTCCGGCCCGGTCTCTCCCCTGAACCTGCTGCGCCTGAGCGCCAGGGGGATCACCGTGGCCCGTCCCTCGCTCAAGCCCTACATCGAGCGGCGCGAGGACCTGGAAGAAGCTTCAGGCGAACTGCTGGGGCACATTCAGGCGGGCCGCATCGGGCTCACCATAGGCCAGCGCTTCCCGCTTTCCGCAGCCGCCGAGGCTCATCGCGCGCTGGAGTCGCGGCAGACGCAGGGATGCACCATTCTAGTGCCGTGA